Proteins from a single region of Penaeus monodon isolate SGIC_2016 chromosome 12, NSTDA_Pmon_1, whole genome shotgun sequence:
- the LOC119579778 gene encoding cuticle protein AM1199-like — protein sequence MKAAVVLLFCVGVGVFARPQEVVEDVPEEETPVEVEEEEAPTAAHVPILVDIREPIANGAYSFRIEQGDGISRSESAAATGPLGEMETVGEYTFTHPDGTLHHLRYTAGVGGFLPESDMLPTPHPLEPWHLEQIAFAEEQKRLQAESESANEEESGDEANGEEA from the exons ATGAAGGCT gCCGTGGTTCTCCTATtctgcgtgggcgtgggcgtgtttgCCCGTCCGCAGGAGGTCGTTGAAGACGTTCCCGAGGAAGAAACTCCTGtcgaagtagaggaagaagaagcacctACTGCCGCCCACGTCCCCATCCTGGTGGACATCAGAGAACCTATTGCGAACGGCGCCTACTCCTTCAG GATCGAGCAGGGCGATGGAATCTCGAGGTCGGAAAGTGCGGCTGCGACTGGACCCCTCGGGGAGATGGAGACCGTGGGAGAATACAC CTTCACCCACCCCGACGGCACCCTCCACCACCTGAGATACACAGCTGGTGTTGGTGGTTTCCTGCCCGAGTCCGATATGCTGCCAACTCCTCATCCCCTTGAGCCGTGGCACCTCGAACAG atCGCGTTCGCAGAAGAGCAGAAGCGACTGCAGGCGGAATCCGAATCCGCGAACGAAGAAGAGAGCGGCGACGAGGCGAACGGAGAGGAGGCGTGA